Below is a window of Desulfomicrobium macestii DNA.
AACCCCGGAAGGCACCGAAGCCCGTGCCGCCATGGAAACGGCGAAATTTAATGCGGAAGCACGCATAGCCGCACTTCTGGATGATGCGTTTTCGGGGGCCAGAGTGTTCCAAGGAGGCGGTAACGAAATTCTGGGCAATGAGCTTCAGGACAAGGTGACGGAAGCAGCCAAAAATTCATTAGCCCGCCTGTTTCCACAATTCGACCTTGCAGACAACAATGGCTGGAGCAAAGTGCTTGAACGCGCCCAAAAAGGCGCTCCTGACGCCTTGAAGACCGTTGGCTATGAAGGTGAGCCTGGAGCCAATGTCGTTTGCAAAGCGATCCTGGGTTTTATCGCCGGAGGAAAAAAAGGTGTCGACATCCGTAGTCACTTTGAAGGCCCCGTATACGGATGGCCGAGGGATGCAGTGGATGGAGCCTTGCTCGTCATGGTCAACGCGGGTCTTGTTCGTGCTCTGGATGACATGGGCAAGGCCTTGGACGCGAAGACGTTAGACCGAAGGAATTTTGGCAAAACCTCTTTTAAAGTTGAAGCGACCACCATCAGTGCGGCCCAAAAAATCCAGATCCGCAAGGTTCTGCAAAAAATTGGCATTGCCGCCAAACAGGGAGAGGAATCCGCCTCGATCCCCGAGTTTGTGCAGAGCATGAAAAACCTGACCGAGCGAGCGGGCGGCGATGCACCCAAGCCTGCGATACCGGATACCGCCTGCCTCGAAGACATCAGACTGACAACCGGGAACGAACAGCTTCTTGCTGTTTACAATCTGCGCGATGAGTTAGCCGCCTTGATCGATTCCTGGACAGAAGTTGCGGATCAAATCTCCAAGCGCTGGCCTGCTTGGTCCACCCTGGTCCGTCTGAAAAAACACGCCGCAACCTTATCCCAAGCCAAGCTGCTGCTCGATCAGATTTCGACCATTGAACAGGAACGCCAACTGTTAAATGATCCCGACCTGGTAAGTCCCCTCGTATCCAGCCTAGCCCAAATTCTGCGAGCAGAGTTGAACCGTCTTGATCATGACTATTCGACCAAACACGAAGAAGGCATGGCCCGGCTTAAACAGGATGACAATTGGCAGCAATTGGAACCGGAACAACGTCATCAGCTTTTGTCAGGCCAGATTCTGCATGAGTCTGCCAGACCGAAAGTCGAGGTCCAAGCAACGGAAGACGTGCTGCGCACCCTGGAAGCATTTTCGTTGACCATGTTCGAAGACCGAATTGCCGCCATGCCGGGACGTTTTGACGCAGTCCTGCAAGCTGCGGCGGAACTCATGGAGCCGGAAGCAAAATTCATCCACCTGCCGCGTCGTACTATCAAATCCAGAGATGAACTGGAAACTTGGCTTGCTGAAGTGAAGGCACAACTCGCTTCTGCCTTGGAAGCTGGTCCCGTGGTCATAAAATAGGTGAATGATTTATGACCGCATCGAATGCCTTCTCAGCCCAGGACTGGATCAAGGAGCATCTTCACGATGGTGTCCACCTTGACCCTGAATGTCTCCATGCAGTGCAGAATTTTACATTGATGTGGAATATCTTTGAAAGTCTTCTATGTGACAATAGCGCATCTGTCTGCAAATTTGGCTTAATCTTGGCTAAATGGAAAGTTCCGCACCTGCCACCAGAAATCCAACAAGCATTTGCATATTTCCAGAATCGCTACGTCACTACCGACGGATTCAGTCGTCACTTCAAATTACAATTCCGCAACAACGATTGTCGCAAAATGGTAGAAAACGCTCTTAAATCTGCACATAATGATGCTTCGACAATGATCTACGTCCTTTTGATAATTATCTATCGTCTCAGAAATAACCTCTTTCACGGTCTGAAAAGCGTTTCATCTCTCAACAATCAGACTGACAATCTGAATGTTGCGGCCCGAGCCTTGGCTGCAATTATTGAACTTCACGGACACCCCGCACTCACTAGGAGCAACCATGCTGCCTCTCGCTAAATCCCTGCGCAACGATTTGGAAAAAACCGTCAAATCAGCCCGCGACATGGCTGAAAGTGCGGCCAAGGCATGCTTGGAACAACTTGGCGTTGGGGAGACGGCTCCGTTTTCACATCTATCCGATGATCAAAAGGACTTGCGCCGCAGGCTTCGTGCCCACGGGCGACAACTTGGTGATAACCGCTCTACCAAAGGTGAGCAGGAAATAGCCCGTCTAGTGGAAGAAGTGGCCTACGAGCATTGGCATCGCATGCTTTTTGCCCGTTTTCTGGCTGAGAATAATCTGCTCATGTTCGACGGCGTAGCCGTCACCTTAGAAGAATGCGCGGAACTGGCCGATGATGAAGGCGTCGCCAATGAATGGGAGCTTGCCGCCAACCTGGCCGGAGCCATGCTACCCCAGATATTTCGCACGGATTCGGTTGTCTTCAAACTGAAGTTATCTCCTGAACACCAGCGCAGTCTGGAACGGCTCATTGCCGCCTTACCAGCAGACGTTTTCACGGCGTCAGATTCTCTTGGGTGGGTCTACCAGTTCTGGCAGAGCAAGCGCAAAGAAGAGGTCAATGCTTCCGAGGTCAAAATTGGCGCACGAGAACTGCCTGCCGTGACCCAGCTTTTCACCGAGCCCTACATGGTAGCTTTTCTGCTGGATAATTCCTTAGGCGCTTGGTGGGCTGCGCGGAGATTAAGCGAAGAAGACTTTCGGACAGCGAAGAATGAAGAGGAATTACGGGGAAAAGCAGCCATTCCTGGGCTCCCTTTGGAATATCTGCGGTTTGTCCGTCAGGATGACGGATCATGGACACCAGCCGCTGGAACTTTCGACGGCTGGCCGAACCAACTTGCAGAATTGAAAACCCTCGACCCCTGCTGCGGCTCCGGCCACTTCCTGGTGGCAGCCTTCCTGATGCTGCTGCCCATGCGTATGGAACGAGACGGTCTTTCGGCCAAAGAGGCCGCGGACGCGGTGCTGCGGGAAAACATCCATGGTTTGGAACTGGATAAGCGCTGCGTAGAACTGGCCGCCTTTGCTCTGGCTCTCACAGCATGGAAATACCCGAACGCTGGCGGCTACCGCGCGTTGCCGGAGTTGAACGTTGCCTGCGCGGGGTTGTCTATCAGTGCCAAGAAAGAGGAATGGTTGGCACTGGCTGGTGAAAAAACCAACCTGCTGCTCGCCCTCGAAGAGCTTTACAAGCAGTTCAAAGACGCACCGGTGCTTGGCAGCCTAATCAATCCAGAAGCAAGTTTGGGTAAGGGGTCGCTGTTTGAATTGAAGTGGGAAGAAGTCGGGCCATTGCTTTCCAAAGCCTTAAAAGAAGAAAAAAATATCGAGCGTTCCGAACTTGCCGTTGTTGCAAATGGCTTGTCAAATGCTGCTAGTTATTTGACGGGCAAATTTTCCCTAGTTTTTACAAATGTTCCCTACCTAAAAGGAGGTTACCATTCAGACATCCTCAAATCTTTTTGTGAATCGAGATATCCGAGGTCAAAATATGACTTGGCGACGGTTTTTATCGAAAGATGCCAGGATCTGTTGTCCCGTAATGGGAGCTTGGCTGTAGTAACCCAGCAATACTGGCTTTTTCTTAAATATTATGCAGGGTTAAGGGAATATTTTATTAGAAATAAACAGTTGGGTCTCATAGCGAGACTTGGCCCCGGAGCGTTTGAGACGATTTCTGGGGAAGTCGTGAATGTATGCCTCCAAATCACTCATAATACGAAACCGTCGAAGCTATATCGGCACAACGGATTTGAGCTAGATTCAGTCAAAGGCATTGAGCAAAAGATAAGCCATCTAACATCTTCGGAAGTTCTTTTCTCGCAGCAAAGCAACCAGAAGAAAAACCCTGATTGCCGCATTTCTTTTGAGTTGACTGACGATGGCGTTGGGTTGCTGTCTGAGGTAGCGGATTTTGGCAAAGGGAGTGTCTCTGGTGACGGACCTCACTATTTAAGAAAGTTTTGGGAGTTTTCTTCAGTAGGTAATGAAAAGAAATATTGGTTAAACAGCCCTCAAGAGAGTGATATCTGGAGTGGGCGTGACAACATAATTTTATGGGATGGCAAACAGCACAATCCAGAAAGCGAGCTTGGATTTGCGCTACGTGGGCACCGTGTTTTCAAGAAGCATGGAATAGCCATTGGGAAAGCGGGTAAGCTCAGATTTACACCATATACAGGCGAGTTATTTGACGACAATATTGCGGTAATTTGCCCATATGACAATTCCAAATTAGAAGATTTATGGGATTTTTGCACCTCTGGTAAATTTGAGGCAAATCTTAGAAAGTTGGACAAGAAAATGTCCGTTACCGCAGGTACTTTTACAAAAGTATCATTTGATCAAGATACATGGCTTGGCGCACCCTCAAATATAAACATACGAAAACCCTGGTCTATGGACCCCTCACAATGGGTTTTTCATGGATACCCATCTAATAGCACTGAAACACTCCAAGTCGCCGCTATCCGCCTCCTCGGCTACCGTTGGCCTGCCGAACTGGATGCCAGCATGGAACTGGCCGACGAACAGCGCGAATGGGTGCAACGTTGTACGGCCCTTTTACCTTATGCCGACGAAGATGGCATTGTCTGCATTCCCCCGGTCCGGGGGGAAGCCTCTGCTGCTGACCGCCTCCTCAATCTGCTGGCTGCCGCTTATGGTGACGAATGGTCCGCTGAGACATTGAACCAACTCCTGAGCCAAGCCGAGCACGCGGGCAAGACATTAGAAACATGGCTGCGTGAAAAATTCTTCACCCAGCATTGCAAACTCTTTCAGCACCGTCCTTTCATCTGGCACATCTGGGACGGCCTCCGAGATGGTTTTGCCGCCTTGGTCAACTACCATAAACTCGACTACAAAAACCTCGAAACCCTGACCTACACCTACCTTGGAGACTGGATCACCCGTCAGAAACAGGACATCGCCAACGGCGTGGACGGGGCGGCGGAAAAACTCGCCGCCGCCGAAACTTTGAAAAAAAGCCTGGAACTGATTCTGGATGGCGAAAATCCCTACGACATCTTCGTGCGCTGGAAGCCCCTCGACAAACAACCCATTGGCTGGAACCCGGACCTGGGCGACGGCGTGCGCCTCAACATCCGTCCCTTCATGACCGTCCCCGATGTGGCCAAAAAAGGCGCAGGCATCCTCCGTGACAAACCCAACATCAAATGGGACAAAGACCGGGGCAAGGATGTGGAATCTGCTCCATGGTTTCCTGTTTTCAAAGGCGACCGAATCAACGATCATCATCTGAGTTTGGCGGAAAAACGAGCAGCACGAAAGGTTAGAGGAGAGGCACAATGACTGAATTTCACACCAAGGCTCAATTCTGGAAATGTGCACTTCAGGTCAACCCGGTAGATTACATCTCCTACCGAGGGGCTGACCATGGAATGTCTCAGGAGCAATATAATCAAAAACTCGTTGAGGTTGCCCTTGAAAACAATATCAAGGTGATTGGCTTGGCCGACCATGGCAATGTCGATGGCGTAGACGCAATTCGTACCGTCATGAATCAACAGGGAATTTTGGTTTTTCCCGGGTTTGAAATAGCATCTACCGAGAAAGCACATTTTGTCTGCCTATTCCCTGAAAGCACAACTATAGATCAGCTTAATCGCTATTTGGGTGCGTTGGGATTGACCAATCCTGCCAATGGAGTGTGGCCGTCAAACCTTAGCGGGAATGACCTTCTCCAAAAAGTCGAAGAACTTGGTGGGGTAATTTATGCTTCGCATTGTACCGACGACAGTGGTGTTCTTCGACAGAGACTTGTCCACGTGTGGCAGAATCCACTACTCAAGGCGGCACAAATCCCCGGCACCTTGGATGATCTGAAAAATGGAGAAGGGAACGCATACAGGCGAATCCTTCTCAACTCTGATCCAGCCTATAGACGTGATCTCCCGGTGGGCATCATTAACGCCAAGGATGTTGCCGAACCTGATGATTTAGCCAATCCCAAAGCCTCCTGTCTGATCAAGATGACCAAACCCTGCTTCGCTTCATTCAAGCTGGCTTTTCAGGATCCCCAATCACGAGTACGTCTCAACAGCGATGTTTCTGAAAAATATTATTCTCGCATAGAACGCTTAAAAATTACCGGTGGCTATCTGGATGGGGTTGAGATTGAATTCTCTGAACATCTTAACGCGGTCATTGGGGGGCGTGGAACCGGAAAATCAACATTGCTTGAATGCATCCGTTATGCCCTGGGATTGAGGCCCATTGGGAAAAATGCTCAAAAGCAGCACGATGAGATCATCAAGGAAAATCTGGGAAATTCCCGCGCAAGAGTTGAACTGGTGATTCGTTCATCCAAGATGAACGGAAAGCGCTTTATCGTGGCCAGGCGCTACGGTGAGAGTACCAATGTCAGCGATGAGATCGGCAGTCCTTCCACTTTCACGCCCGCTGACCTGTTGCCGGAAATTGAGATTTACGGGCAAAATGAGATTTATGAAATTGCTCAGGATAAGAGCAGCCAACGCCAGTTGTTGAGTCGTTTTCTGGAATCGGGCCAGCAAGACAGTGAAGCAAGCATCCACCAGGCGCTCCAGAAATTAGCGGAAAACAGGCAGAAGCTGATCGAGGCGCAAGGGAGGGTTGCGGCGATTGAGGATGAAGTTGCCCGGCTTCCGAAATTGGAAGAACAGGTTGGCCAATTCAAGAGCCTAGGACTGGAAGACAAACTGAAAGTTGTACCACTGCTTGAAACGGAAAAGCGTTTGTTGAAGCGTGTGCAGGCCGAAGAAGGGCCTAATCTTAATGAAGCATTCCAGACTGTCCGGGATAGTCTGCCAGATACTACATTTTTAAGCGAGTCATCGCTTGAAAAGCTTCCACATGCCGAAAGACTGCGTCAGATGAAAACGGCTTTGGATAGCCTGCGTGTTGAGGCCGAAATCCTGTTGAATCTGTGGCA
It encodes the following:
- a CDS encoding Eco57I restriction-modification methylase domain-containing protein, which produces MLPLAKSLRNDLEKTVKSARDMAESAAKACLEQLGVGETAPFSHLSDDQKDLRRRLRAHGRQLGDNRSTKGEQEIARLVEEVAYEHWHRMLFARFLAENNLLMFDGVAVTLEECAELADDEGVANEWELAANLAGAMLPQIFRTDSVVFKLKLSPEHQRSLERLIAALPADVFTASDSLGWVYQFWQSKRKEEVNASEVKIGARELPAVTQLFTEPYMVAFLLDNSLGAWWAARRLSEEDFRTAKNEEELRGKAAIPGLPLEYLRFVRQDDGSWTPAAGTFDGWPNQLAELKTLDPCCGSGHFLVAAFLMLLPMRMERDGLSAKEAADAVLRENIHGLELDKRCVELAAFALALTAWKYPNAGGYRALPELNVACAGLSISAKKEEWLALAGEKTNLLLALEELYKQFKDAPVLGSLINPEASLGKGSLFELKWEEVGPLLSKALKEEKNIERSELAVVANGLSNAASYLTGKFSLVFTNVPYLKGGYHSDILKSFCESRYPRSKYDLATVFIERCQDLLSRNGSLAVVTQQYWLFLKYYAGLREYFIRNKQLGLIARLGPGAFETISGEVVNVCLQITHNTKPSKLYRHNGFELDSVKGIEQKISHLTSSEVLFSQQSNQKKNPDCRISFELTDDGVGLLSEVADFGKGSVSGDGPHYLRKFWEFSSVGNEKKYWLNSPQESDIWSGRDNIILWDGKQHNPESELGFALRGHRVFKKHGIAIGKAGKLRFTPYTGELFDDNIAVICPYDNSKLEDLWDFCTSGKFEANLRKLDKKMSVTAGTFTKVSFDQDTWLGAPSNINIRKPWSMDPSQWVFHGYPSNSTETLQVAAIRLLGYRWPAELDASMELADEQREWVQRCTALLPYADEDGIVCIPPVRGEASAADRLLNLLAAAYGDEWSAETLNQLLSQAEHAGKTLETWLREKFFTQHCKLFQHRPFIWHIWDGLRDGFAALVNYHKLDYKNLETLTYTYLGDWITRQKQDIANGVDGAAEKLAAAETLKKSLELILDGENPYDIFVRWKPLDKQPIGWNPDLGDGVRLNIRPFMTVPDVAKKGAGILRDKPNIKWDKDRGKDVESAPWFPVFKGDRINDHHLSLAEKRAARKVRGEAQ
- a CDS encoding TrlF family AAA-like ATPase; translated protein: MTEFHTKAQFWKCALQVNPVDYISYRGADHGMSQEQYNQKLVEVALENNIKVIGLADHGNVDGVDAIRTVMNQQGILVFPGFEIASTEKAHFVCLFPESTTIDQLNRYLGALGLTNPANGVWPSNLSGNDLLQKVEELGGVIYASHCTDDSGVLRQRLVHVWQNPLLKAAQIPGTLDDLKNGEGNAYRRILLNSDPAYRRDLPVGIINAKDVAEPDDLANPKASCLIKMTKPCFASFKLAFQDPQSRVRLNSDVSEKYYSRIERLKITGGYLDGVEIEFSEHLNAVIGGRGTGKSTLLECIRYALGLRPIGKNAQKQHDEIIKENLGNSRARVELVIRSSKMNGKRFIVARRYGESTNVSDEIGSPSTFTPADLLPEIEIYGQNEIYEIAQDKSSQRQLLSRFLESGQQDSEASIHQALQKLAENRQKLIEAQGRVAAIEDEVARLPKLEEQVGQFKSLGLEDKLKVVPLLETEKRLLKRVQAEEGPNLNEAFQTVRDSLPDTTFLSESSLEKLPHAERLRQMKTALDSLRVEAEILLNLWQSKYTTAKEGIDKLAQELTADILREEAVLEETFKGLPSSEGKTGKQIGLEFQALMKEIERIRPKKILIENHKKLTSELQKQRKSILDELSATRANRSAQFARALKRLNKRLAGKLRLEVKAESDKRPIIDFLLGCRMDGVGEARLSWVKDADDFSPVKLAEMIRGGADALRNAKWGLTPTVADALVRLAPDQVLQLEELELPDLINIELNTAHEGQENFRPLDKLSTGQQCTAILHLLLLQNLDPLMMDQPEDNLDNAFIADRIVAELRSAKIARQFIFATHNANIPVFGDAEWIGVFEAADGQAQMPVEAQGAIDVPEVRDKAAVILEGGRAAFNQRKAKYGF